The genomic interval GGCACGTTCCAGAAAACCACCATGGAAGGAAACTCTGCATACCACAACAGCATCCAGACTAACTTCATCTATCCACTTTAGGCACCCGTATTTCAGAAAAGCTTATCGATGGGCACGGACGTGCTGTTGTGTCACCCAATTTGGTAGAGCTGAAGTCTGGGTCTGCTGTACCAGACTTTTTCACTGCTTGCTTTTTCCGCGGTGAGTCAGGGTTTTTCATGTCGTTGTCGTGGCTTAGGGATACTTTGTGCTCTTGATGGATTACTATGATGTATACTTGGCAGTTTTATGTTTGATATAGAATATGATATCGCACCATTATGACTCTTCTACTATCCAGGGAATGAAAACAGGAACAAAGGCCACAGTCAGTCAAACCACATAATCACACAAAGACAAGTGCCAAAGcataataaaattaaatcaaaGTATTTTTATCCAAGACAAGCTTTCTAGTTAACCTTAATTGGAAATTTTAAATCGCGCATGTCAGCCACGTGTGGCTCTCGCCTGAAGAAAACCCTCTCTATATATGCCGCATGAGTAACATAAAACCATCTACCCTCCTTTGCTTACCTTCTTCATATCAAGCACGAACAGATCCTCCTGCTCTAGGATTGATTCCCATCCTCAGTGTCCAACTCTACATCGATGAATAACCTCGTTGCAATCCTTTGTCCGATCGTCCCTGTGCTGGTATGCCGTAACCGCAGACCGGGTGGTTGCTTGCTAGCATTTTTGGAAGAGCCTCGTCCTCCTTAAGACTGGCTTTGGGGTATACATGCCTTGAGAATACTCGGTGATGGGGTAATGGAATATATTGTTTGTTGTAGGTTGATGGTTGGGTTGGGCTTGGGATACTTACCTGTGCTGATCATGTTTTAGTAGTTTGATAGATTGACCACCGCTCGATTCGTTCGTTTTTTCGTCGGTGCTGGTCCTGTTGCACAAAGtcgaagagagaaaagaagaaaagaaaaaagaagacaagaaaagaaaattcagAGATCAACAACGATTCAAATGGATCGCTTCATGAACGTCCTGTGCAAACCAGGCGCCAAGCCTGAAATCCAGGGTGTCGCTCCCACCCAACATCTGGCCGGAAAAGAGACCCTCGACCATCCAAATGCCAAGGGCTATATACCCAAAAGCAAGCCGAAGATGCTTGATCGCTGGCTGGACTTCGTCGTCCGAGTGTCTGGCTCTGAGCCCGTCTTCTTCCTGATCCTCGCGGGACTCCTCACCTGGGCTCTACTCGGGATCAAGTACGGGTCGACCGATAGCTGGCAGGTCCTGATCTCTGACATTCAGGCCATCGTCAGCTACATATTTGACTCCTTCCTCGTGAGACAGCAGCTGAATGCATacgaggaggagatgatcGTAGCCGCTGAGCTGGAGTCCCGGATCCTCAGCCACAAAAGGATGCTCGCGAACCTCCATCAAACGCTCGAAGCGCAAGACCAGGAGAAAACCACCCAGCTAGTCAATCTAGTCAAGAAGCACCAGAACGCCCTCGAGTTCGGCACAGAGCTCCCCACGGAAACCCGATTCGGACGGACCATCACCTGGGTCTCGCATGTAATCGGCCACCTAGGCACCATCACGCTCTTCTGGGCGGGCGTGTTCACCTGGATCGTGCTCGGCCATCGCTCCCACTACAGCGACAAATGGCAGCTATACATGAACTCCGCCTCGTCGGCGCTCatggtcttcatcttcgccttccTCGCCAACATCCGGGAACGCCACGCCGCCTACACCCGCAGCTGCCTCGACGCCATCTTCCAAGTTGACGCCTCCCTCGAAGCCAAGCTCCGCCATCTCACCGACGACACTCTCCCCAAcgacatcgtcatcatcccagcCCCGCGCGTGAGCAAAATCCAACGGGCCATCTTCTACTACGCCGACTTCGTCGGCACCCTCGTCGGCATCGCCATCCTAGTCGCAGTGATTATCATCTGGATCGCCATCGGCCCCCTCCTGCACTTCGATTCCAACTGGTGGCTCCTGATCGGCACCTACGCAGGCCTAATCGGCATGAACGACGGCTTCGTGCTCCGCAACATGCAAGCCCGTCTGCGCTGCTACGTCGACGCCGAATTCGCCCGCATCACCGCCCAAGACGCGACTCTCTTCGCTACCGCCGGGATTCCCGCGCCCAGCGACGAGGTCGTCCGTGGTGCGTCGCTGACGCGGCGCGTGTCGGAGACGATGGGGCGCGTGTACGCGCATGAAATCACGGTCGTGTTGGGGTTTCTGACGATCATGGGCTTGATTGCCGGCGCTAGTGCCATGCGATGGACGATGACGGGTCAGTTGTTGTGTAATGTGCCGCCCAGCTTGATCGAGTCGTTTTTCATGATTGTGTTGGTGACGGGGCATAATTCGGCCGACGATCGGATACGGGTGGATCTGCGAAACACGTATGCGAGGCGGTTGCAGTTGCTGGGGTTTGTCCATGCTGTCCAGTCAGTTTGGTGAGTTAGGGCTCCGCTGGAGGATAGGGATGGGGATAGGGGGTTGATTTGGTAATTGCGAGTAGGCAGTGCAGCACAGTATCTACAGAGCGCTATTCAGGACCAAAGTTTGCGTTTTCTGACTCCTAttttattcatttatttctttctgagttttaatttattttcaattTATTTTCctaatttttctttctttttgattgatatttttttccccttcagCCAGCCGTTGTCCTCAACGCTTAATTACGAAGTCTTCCACGCGAGAACAGTAATCCACCCGCCAATCACCCACTCCcctataaaaaataaataaataaataaataaataaataaattccAAAGAAAACACCCACAAAAACCCTGATAGAAAAACTCCACCGTTCAGCTGTAGTGCGCGTTAGCAACCAATAACTCAGCAATTCTGCGACGTCATAGACAGGCCCCACTCAACGTTCCctaattaaaattctagatttacCGAGAATCTCTGGGACTCGGCCGGTGAACACGTCGTTCGAGAGTCCTAGACACTGTCGGTTTTGATCTCGTTTCGTGGGTAGCGTGGAGTGTTTGGTGGCGGGGACTGATTATTCTTGCTACTTTGAAGTGGTGATTTTGATTTAAGTAGagggttgatattgatgttgATGGTTATGTTTGGGGTTGTTAGGGTATCATCCTCTGTAGGGAGAGTGTGTTTATATTCATATTATTGGAAATTGCGTAGTATGTTTTTATTGGATAATAATTGGCGGAATTGATTACTCGAATTGAGGTTTACAGTGTTGTTGTCATCATTCTAGGGCTTAGTCTGATAGAGCTGCCATGTTCTACGCtgcaaaatatatatccGGCATGACAATCACCGTTGGGATTGACCGAAACAAGGACTTGAATTATTGTAGACATAGCTTATTCTCTGTCTAGTAACTATAGACAGACATTCTAAATTGTCACCTAGAAGTGGATTTGGCTCAATAATATTCATTGTGCCTTGAGAAGtgatattattctctattcAACCGACGTGGCACCAGTGAACCACAATCGTTGTACCCACCAAAAGGAACAATAACTGACACAACCATAACAAGACCTTGCAATCTCAACGACTGTTCTATTCTAATTCCTCAATACGATAGAAATACCTCGAATCACTCTGACCGGACTACATAGAAGACGACTGTGTATAATCCAACGGACATAGCGGACATAACATTTGTAAGCACTCAACTGCCAAGACCCATGAGCCAGTCATGATGGCATCAACAGTGGTATTTGATCTCGCAATTATAGAATCTCAAGATATCCAAGGGATCATGATCAATTTCCATTAAATCACATTCAATCGATTGATTGTTGTACATCATCACAGACCCGCGAATCCAACAGGAGTCCAAGAACAAATCGCAACCGAGAAAATGACGGTCGGCATCTTCCCCGCGGCAGGCGGCCTGGGAACCAGcatcatcaaccacctcGTGAAACGCATCCCCGCCGACcaactcatcctcatcgcTCGCAAACCCGACTCCCTAGCTCACCTGAGTCGTCTCGGTGCCACAGTTCGACGCGCAGACTATGAAGACCCCTCGTCGCTGGAGCGCGTGTTTGATGGGGTGGAcgtgttgatgttgatttccTATGCGTCGTTTGAGATTCAGTATCGCGTGGAGGTGATTCCTCTCTCTACATCTCCCTTCGATGACTGATAACCCGGGCAAGAACTAACGACGGCACAGGTCCATCGCAACGCCATCGACTGCGCGCGTCGCAGCGGCGTCAAGCATATCTTCTACTCGTCGCTCGCGTTTGCGGGCGATCTCACCGACTCGAGCGTGGCGCACGTGATGGGCGCCCATCTACGAACGGAGCAATACCTGGCCGATCTACAAGCGCAGAGCCACATTACCTACACAGCGATTCGCGAAGGTCTTTACTCGGAGTCGTTCCCGATCTACACCGCCTGGTTTGATCTGGCGCATCCCGTGGATGAAATTACGATCCCGCACGCTGGTTCCCCGCCGGGGGTCACGTGGGCCAAACGCGACGAACTCGGCGAAGCCACCGCCAATTTGATCGCCTCGTACGTGCAGGACCCGCGGTCCTTCCCGTATGTGAATCGGCGGTTGTTGCTCTCGGGACCGCGCGAATATTCGCTGCAGGAGACCGTGGAGATCCTGGGTCGTGCCGTCGGGCGGACGGTTCGGATTCGCGAAATCTCGCCGGACGAGTATGCGGCATTGTCCACGCATGGCACGAAGCATACCTATCATGGGATTAACCTGGCCAGGGAGTGGGCCACGGCGTGGGATGCGATCCGGCGCGGCGAGACGGCGGTGGTGACGCCGCTCTTGAGGGAGATCTTGGGGCGCGAGCCCGAGGACTACGAGACGACGATTCGGGGATTAGCCCGGGAGGTGAGAACGCAGGAAGCAAGTTAATTAGGGCTGATTTGGGGAGCCTCCGATGTACTGACTAAGGGGGGTTGGGGGAGGGGGTTATATATAGCACCAGGTCATGTGACCCCGTCGCGGGGTTGTCCTCACCTGGAACCTCCCGATCAATACTACGAATCGCCACGAGCGcaaacaccaccaccacgcATCCTATACACCAAATAAAGGTAGTCGGCGATGGAGGACACTCGTGACATCGTCCGTAGCAGTTTTTCTGGCGATGTTCGAGGGGTCTCGGTCGCGTTGTAGATACACCGCTGGTTGGTCGGCACAGATCTCACCCGGCCGCCAGGGACCGGCGCATCTGAACCACGGCATCTAGCAGTAGCGCACCCGAGCTAGCTTAGCCAACGGCTGACCTCAACCTTGGATCCGGGGCAAGGTGCAGTTCCCCCCGCTGGTGGTCAGAGCTTCTGGAACTCAATCTGAGTTCGCAAAAAAAATGCCCCTCTCGTACCTGCACCTCCCAGAACCTGCACCACGACTGTAATCACCAGTCGGCCGTCGTACAGACCTTGCTGAACGTCACCCCGACCGCCGTTTCTCAGATCTCGCGTGGTTTCGCGTGTTCTTCAGCCTCTGCGTCCGGGATTTGGATCTGGGACAGGAGGGTGAAGATTACCCCGCGGCTCACAGGATTAGGGCTGCAGATTGGCCAGAGATCCACTTGGCTCTCCCCAGTGTTTTGGGTCACCACACCACGATCACTCTATGCATGCCATTATCCAGTGCAGGATAAAAGTATCATGGTGGCATGGCGGATAAGGTCTGTAACCCATCACGGCAGATATGCCTCTTCCGCCATGACATACTCATGGCAGCCAAGCCCTAAGTCCAAAGTCAGCGCTACCGCACCAAAAAAATCACcaaattaaaataataataaaaataataaaaaaagaggggtAACAAGAATGGGTAGGGCTGAGCCCCTCCATCAACAAAGATACTGTACCTCAGATACCAACACGTTGACTCGGACCCCTCAATTCCGCCTCGCCAAACTCCTGAGACAGATCTCGTCCGAATGGAAAATTTTTCAGTGGCAGGTGACCACCTCGATTGATTCTCACCCGAATTGATGCATCTTCTCGGGCGATATCATCGGGAGTTTTCGAGACATGATCGAAATGACCAGTATCAGAATGGTTGGTGATGGATTGCCTAAGTGACGAATGACGCAACTGGGCGGGAGTGCAGCTCTGAGATGCCGGATCACACCACTGGGTATgacaggagaagaaagaggaaaaaaagaaaaagacccTCTCAGTCCGGCTTCCGAACGGGGGAGCCGAGGGGGTACTAGACTTAGTAGACTACCGTCTGCGGGTTAACTTTACTACGGGAGGTTAATTATTAGCATTTTTGCTGATCCACCCTGTCATCGTTTGCCTGGATTGGGTTAGTGTGGACGACCCAATCTTGGGATTTTGAGGTATggaagtagtagtagttggtACTCGGGGGATTTCTTTTTGGGAGTGGTCGTCTAGTGGACTGTGTGTGAGTGTGTTTGTGTGAGGACAGAGAGGTAGTATCGATATGTGCTATTCTTAGAGAAATCCCTGCGCCCAATAGCCTGAAGACTATTGGGAGAACTTTTcccagagaagaaaaggctgCGAAACATTCAGAGAAACCATCGACGTCGCAAGAGAACTTAATTTTCCGCAGTCACCTCGATTCATGGCCGAGGGGTATACTTCCCCTTGTGGAAGGGCGATGCGGACAGTTGAGCAGCAACACGTGTGAAGACCGTGGACGGTACATCTACGATCCGAAGTCATCTGTTGGGTCACGAGTCATGGTGGCAGCGTGGAGGAGAAAAATTCTCCGACAGAGGATGCAAGTgtcaagagagagagaaaaaaaaaaagaaaaagagaaataaaaaaaatccagACTGGACACGTTCTTCGGATGAGTGAAAGCGAGGGAGTGATTGGTCGGGGAGGCAATCCTCCTTAAGGTATCCACAGCGGATGCCCGATCCCATCCCCTGGGACTGGACGGCCTGGTCCGTGTGTAAATAGGAGTAGACTTGAGTCTCTGACATGACACTAGTACAGTACAACAGCCTGTCGGTGGGAAGAGTATTACGCAGTGCCTATCCATATCGCAGAATTGCAAATAAGGGAGTTCTGATTGGAGAATTCGTCACGTCGCAGGGGTGCTGAAGGCGTGACGGAGGCCCTCTCATTGGACCATGGGACGCTGCACAGTACGTTACATCACTCGCCTGAAGAGGACCCGTCATCATCTTACATACGGTACGGAAATGACTGGTTGATATATCAGGATGATGCCAGTCAACTGTAGAACAAGGAAGGATCCCACCCGGATGAAGGGAACATGATTTGACGAGTGATCATAATTTATTTacaccaagaaaagaaaatacaaaaaccagacaaaaaaaaaaaaaaaaagaaaagggaatagGAAGCTGAATAGAACGAGATCAGCGTCATCACCAAAAGTGTAAATAATTAAGGGAGAGAATTAATCTGGGATGTACCCCGAGTCTAGCGAAAAGGACGACGGAGTACAAAGTGGTCAAGGTCTTGCTCAAACAGGAAATAATCACGCCTCAGGCTTTCCTCAACAGACGGGCAAAGTCGGGATAAAATCAATTCCGCCATGGTTTCACTATGGAGGACACCAGGTAGGAAAGTGTCccataaaaaaaaagtccgATTCAAGGCCATGACACGGCCGGATGATCGGTCCCGAGACTCGGCCGGACTCCTCTTGGCAGTTGAGCCTTCCGTTTCTTCCCTTCAACGGTCGTGCATCGATCCCAAGTGGTCTCCACCTCCCTGgtccctttccttttttattattattttttatttttttttactcctGACTGGACATGGCAATGACGACTGTCATCGGAGCCGACCGAGTCTGGATGCTGATGATCCGGCTGGGGTGATCTCGGTTGTCCTTCACCGGGCAAATCACTTGTGCTGCATACTAAACTAATAATGATTTGGTGGAATTAAGTGCTTTTTCCACTATACCGGCCCTTAATTACATCACAGtggttaaaaaaaaactttcGTTTCCTTTATAAAGAAGCTTCACACTCGCCGCCGTTATTCTGATTTTCTCTACCAGATCCACGGTTCCAAGATTAAGAGCTTTTTCGtgatatttatttatatccattcctcttcccccctGGTGATATCAGATTTCGATCTACATCTCTATCTACCACAACTATACTATCTTGTCGACTTTCGACTACTACAACATCAACGTCAACTACACCATCAATGGCATACACTAGAACTGATCCTTCGTTCACCTTGAGTGACGACGAACGCATGTATATGAGCCACCACAGTCCCATGCATCGTCCTTACGATACCTTCGCCGCCCCCAAGGGTCCCGATCCCTTATCGGCCAACTGGAACTACGATAGTGCTATTGATCTGTTCTCGCTCAACACCATGATGCCCGAGAACTTCGCTCTCGATGTGCCCAATGAGCCTATGGGAGTGGACCCCAAGGATTTCCCCGCGGATTTCTTCGCGCCCCCTC from Aspergillus flavus chromosome 7, complete sequence carries:
- a CDS encoding putative nucleoside-diphosphate-sugar epimerase (NmrA-like family protein), producing the protein MTVGIFPAAGGLGTSIINHLVKRIPADQLILIARKPDSLAHLSRLGATVRRADYEDPSSLERVFDGVDVLMLISYASFEIQYRVEVHRNAIDCARRSGVKHIFYSSLAFAGDLTDSSVAHVMGAHLRTEQYLADLQAQSHITYTAIREGLYSESFPIYTAWFDLAHPVDEITIPHAGSPPGVTWAKRDELGEATANLIASYVQDPRSFPYVNRRLLLSGPREYSLQETVEILGRAVGRTVRIREISPDEYAALSTHGTKHTYHGINLAREWATAWDAIRRGETAVVTPLLREILGREPEDYETTIRGLAREVRTQEAS
- a CDS encoding Low affinity iron permease-domain-containing protein, with product MDRFMNVLCKPGAKPEIQGVAPTQHLAGKETLDHPNAKGYIPKSKPKMLDRWLDFVVRVSGSEPVFFLILAGLLTWALLGIKYGSTDSWQVLISDIQAIVSYIFDSFLVRQQLNAYEEEMIVAAELESRILSHKRMLANLHQTLEAQDQEKTTQLVNLVKKHQNALEFGTELPTETRFGRTITWVSHVIGHLGTITLFWAGVFTWIVLGHRSHYSDKWQLYMNSASSALMVFIFAFLANIRERHAAYTRSCLDAIFQVDASLEAKLRHLTDDTLPNDIVIIPAPRVSKIQRAIFYYADFVGTLVGIAILVAVIIIWIAIGPLLHFDSNWWLLIGTYAGLIGMNDGFVLRNMQARLRCYVDAEFARITAQDATLFATAGIPAPSDEVVRGASLTRRVSETMGRVYAHEITVVLGFLTIMGLIAGASAMRWTMTGQLLCNVPPSLIESFFMIVLVTGHNSADDRIRVDLRNTYARRLQLLGFVHAVQSVW